Sequence from the Stenotrophomonas sp. 364 genome:
ATGGGCTGCTTCTGGGGCGCCGAGCGCAAGTTCTGGACGCTGCCGGGCGTGTATTCCACCTCGGTGGGCTATGCCGGCGGTTCCACCCCGAACCCGACCTACGAAGAGGTCTGTTCCGGTATGACCGGGCACACCGAGATCGTGGAGGTGGTATTCGACCCGGCCATCATTTCGCTGGGCCAGGTGCTGCAGGTGTTCTGGGAGAACCATGACCCCACCCAGGGCATGCGCCAGGGCAACGACACCGGTACCCAGTACCGCTCGGCCATCCATGCCACCAGCCAGGCCCAGTTCGACGCGGCCATCGCCAGCCGCGACGCCTACCAGCAGCGTCTGGACGAGGCCGGCCTGGGCGCGATCACCACCGAGATCGAGTTTCCGGCCCCGGCGTACTACTACGCCGAGGACTATCACCAGCAGTACCTGGCCAAGAACCCGAACGGGTACTGCGGTATCGGTGGCACGGGGGTGAGTTGCCCGATCGGTGTGGATGCCTGAGCGATGCGGTAGAGCCGACCGTTGGTCGGCTGCTCCCACGTCACTGCAACGGCAGCCGACCAACGGTCGGCTCTACCCCGGTTGTTGAGGGTTGAGACACCAAAAGGCCCCGCATTGCGGGGCCTTTTGGCGTCCAGGACCCGGCGGGCTTACAGCCGCTCGCGGATGGTCTGGCGAAGGGCTTCGAGGTCCTTGGCGAAAGCGTCGATACCGGTGGCCAGCTTCTCGGTGGCCATCGGGTCGGCGGCCAGGTCGGCCGCAAAGCGTGCTTCGTCGATCGCCGCCGCCTGCACCGGCTCGGCCGCACCGGCCACCAGCTTGCGCGGCAACGCGCCGTGCTCGGCGTCCAGCTTCTCCAGCAGGTCCGGCGAAATGGTCAGCCGATCGCAGCCGGCCAGCGCCTCGATCTGGGCGGTCGAACGGAACGACGCGCCCATCACCACCGTCGGCGAACCGCGGCGCTTGAACTCGGCGTACACGCCGCGCACGAACACCACGCCCGGGTCGGCATCAATGTCGGCCGGGGCCTGGCCGTTGGCCACGTACCAGTCCAGGATGCGACCGACGAACGGCGAAATCAGGAACGCGCCGGCTTCGCTGCAGGCCAGCGCCTGGGTCGGGTTGAAGATCAGCGTCAGGTTGCAGTCGATGCCCTCGGCCTGCAGCACGCGCGCTGCCTCCACGCCCGCCCACGTCGCGGCGATCTTGATCAGCACCTTGCTGCGCGGCACGCCGGCCGCCTCGTACATCGCAATGAACTGGCGCGCCTTGGCCACCGTCGCGGCGGTGTCGTGGGCCTGGTCGGCGTCCACCTCGGTGGACACCCGGCCCGGCACCAGCGAGCTCAGCAGCGTGCCCACGCCCACCGTCAGGCGGTCGGCCACGGCGTGCACGATGGTCTCGCGTTCGCCGGCCTGCTCGCGGCCCCAGGCCAGTTCGCGCTCGATCAGGTCCGCATACACCGGCAGGTCCAGCGCCTTCTTCACCAGGGTCGGGTTGGTCGTGCAGTCGACCGGCTTCAGGCGCTTGATCGCCTCATAGTCGCCGGTATCGGCTACCACGACGGACAGATCACGGAGCTGGCTGAGCTTGGACGGAGAAACGGTGTTCATTGCGACTCCTGGTACGAAAACGGGAACCTGCGCGGCGGCAGGAAGGTCAGGCGTGGGGCTGGTTGTGGACGGCGGTCACGCGCAGGCGCAGCTTGCGGCCACCCGGGGCGTCCCAATCCATGGTCTGGCCGACCGACAGGCCCAGCAGGGCGGTACCCACCGGCGCAAGGATGGACACCTTGCCCTGTTCAACAT
This genomic interval carries:
- the msrA gene encoding peptide-methionine (S)-S-oxide reductase MsrA, translated to MLGIGAFKQRLPRPDEALPGRDHPLPLHNQHYVNSHPLKDGFAGLQRIRVAMGCFWGAERKFWTLPGVYSTSVGYAGGSTPNPTYEEVCSGMTGHTEIVEVVFDPAIISLGQVLQVFWENHDPTQGMRQGNDTGTQYRSAIHATSQAQFDAAIASRDAYQQRLDEAGLGAITTEIEFPAPAYYYAEDYHQQYLAKNPNGYCGIGGTGVSCPIGVDA
- a CDS encoding transaldolase; protein product: MNTVSPSKLSQLRDLSVVVADTGDYEAIKRLKPVDCTTNPTLVKKALDLPVYADLIERELAWGREQAGERETIVHAVADRLTVGVGTLLSSLVPGRVSTEVDADQAHDTAATVAKARQFIAMYEAAGVPRSKVLIKIAATWAGVEAARVLQAEGIDCNLTLIFNPTQALACSEAGAFLISPFVGRILDWYVANGQAPADIDADPGVVFVRGVYAEFKRRGSPTVVMGASFRSTAQIEALAGCDRLTISPDLLEKLDAEHGALPRKLVAGAAEPVQAAAIDEARFAADLAADPMATEKLATGIDAFAKDLEALRQTIRERL